In a single window of the Streptacidiphilus sp. P02-A3a genome:
- a CDS encoding TetR/AcrR family transcriptional regulator codes for MATPSAAPRRADARRNRTQVLIAAEELLAARGMPVSFDDVARHAGVGVGTVYRHFPTRSDLFRAVVASGMLRLIEEARDLARAVEPGPAFLRFLSLMTEQAALNKALCQAFEASAELQVGPETQREFLSALGELLARAQTAGTVRDDIDAADVCAFAVGTATMDRVRADSARPQRMAALANEALLRVPPAAAAPTTAPVVTKQAPAPAIHNETLTHSAARDETPRTGAVPALHCEQCGSPVHPLRTGRRPRFCGAACRQRAHRLRHAAVSG; via the coding sequence ATGGCAACCCCGTCAGCGGCGCCACGGCGCGCCGACGCGCGCCGCAACCGGACCCAAGTCCTGATAGCGGCGGAAGAGTTGCTGGCAGCTCGCGGGATGCCGGTCTCCTTCGACGATGTCGCCAGGCACGCGGGGGTGGGCGTGGGGACGGTGTACCGGCACTTCCCCACCAGGAGCGACCTCTTCCGCGCGGTGGTGGCCAGCGGCATGCTGCGGCTGATCGAGGAGGCCCGCGACCTGGCCCGGGCCGTCGAGCCGGGGCCGGCCTTCCTCAGGTTCCTCAGCCTGATGACCGAGCAGGCCGCGCTCAACAAGGCGCTCTGCCAGGCGTTCGAGGCCTCCGCGGAGCTACAGGTCGGACCCGAGACGCAGCGTGAGTTCCTCTCCGCCCTGGGCGAGTTGCTCGCCCGTGCCCAGACCGCAGGGACGGTCAGGGACGACATCGACGCGGCTGACGTGTGCGCCTTCGCGGTGGGCACCGCGACCATGGACCGGGTCCGCGCCGACTCCGCGCGCCCCCAGCGGATGGCCGCCCTGGCCAACGAGGCCCTGCTCAGGGTCCCGCCCGCGGCGGCGGCACCGACGACGGCACCGGTCGTAACGAAACAGGCCCCCGCCCCGGCGATTCATAACGAAACGCTGACGCACAGCGCTGCGCGTGACGAAACGCCCCGCACCGGGGCCGTCCCGGCCCTCCACTGCGAACAGTGCGGCAGCCCGGTCCACCCGCTGCGCACCGGCCGCCGTCCCCGCTTCTGCGGAGCGGCCTGCCGCCAGCGGGCCCACCGGCTCCGCCACGCGGCAGTGTCCGGCTGA